In Pseudomonas sp. ADAK18, a single window of DNA contains:
- the recC gene encoding exodeoxyribonuclease V subunit gamma: MPDATSLSAGFMVVHGNRLDELRSLVVSWMRRYPLAPLENEIALVQSNGIAQWLKLALAEDPEDDDMGGCGIAAAIDVQLPGSFMWQLYRMVLGRDEIPAKSLLDKAPLTWRLMRLLPELIDQPHFEPLQRFLTHDTDLRKRYQLAERLADLFDQYQVYRADWLEDWAAGRHQLRNGRGESKSLSPANCWQAELWRALLMDVGEEGMAQSRAGVHQRFIERINSLDKAPPGLPSRVIVFGISSLPAQALEALAGLARFSQVLLCVHNPCRHHWSDIVADKDLLRNEYKRQARKSGMPVTIDPQTLHQHAHPLLAAWGKQGRDYINLLDSYDDPNSYRSAFRDGRIDLFSESEPTTLLNQLQDDILELRPLNETRNLWPAVDLEQDTSIRFHIAHSAQREVEILHDQLLQRFSENPELRPRDIIVMVPDVDSYAPHIRAVFGQLDRQDPRFIPFTLTDQGQRGRDPLLIAVEHLLKLPDSRFPVSEILDLLDVQALRERFAIKERDLPTLHRWIEGAGIRWGLNAEQRAGLGLPSELEQNSWRFGLRRMLLGYAVGTGVACDGIEPYDEIGGLDAALIGPLVALLDALHNAHQTLLTPVAPREWGQRLQRLMQQFFLPSNEHDDYLLGQLEQLRETWLETCESVGLQDELPLTVVREAWLAGLDQGRLSQRFLAGAVNFCTLMPMRAIPFKLVCLLGMNDGDYPRAQPPLDFDLMGSDYRPGDRSRREDDRYLLLEALLSARDQLYISWVGRSIRDNSDRPASVLIGQLRDHLVSGWHTSDDEPLLEAMTQEHPLQPFSARYFHEGDPLFSYAREWQLLHQTPNDMSDIESLASYVQEEPLGLGQLQDFLRNPVRHFFSQRLKVFFEAAEVPLADEEPFVLDALQRYSLSDSLLAAALTQPDNLDEALNAQALRLQGSGLLPMVGFGECLRNELIEPLPDLLQRYQQLLALWPTPHTSAEPVSFEHQGIQLEGWISGLHRRSDGGLLSVTTIPNSIGSIKTRKWHRLVRPWVNHVVACACGLPLSTGLVASDDTLLLAPLEQHTAQETLGNLLLAWQAGMSEPLPVAVKTAFAWLGQSDPVKAQVAASKAYEGDGQTTDGERRESPALTRQFPDFAALVASEDFEGWCETLYRPLITAPWRSLSSEEAG; the protein is encoded by the coding sequence ATGCCGGATGCGACGTCCCTCAGCGCTGGATTCATGGTGGTTCATGGCAATCGCCTGGATGAACTGCGCAGCCTGGTGGTCAGTTGGATGCGTCGTTATCCCCTGGCGCCTCTGGAGAACGAAATCGCGCTGGTGCAAAGCAACGGCATTGCTCAATGGCTCAAGCTCGCGCTCGCCGAAGATCCAGAAGATGATGATATGGGCGGCTGCGGCATCGCGGCCGCTATCGATGTGCAACTCCCCGGTAGCTTCATGTGGCAGCTCTATCGCATGGTCTTGGGGCGGGATGAAATTCCTGCCAAATCCCTGCTGGATAAAGCCCCGCTGACCTGGCGTCTCATGCGCCTGCTCCCCGAGCTGATCGATCAGCCGCACTTCGAGCCGCTGCAACGCTTTCTGACCCACGACACCGACCTGCGTAAACGCTATCAACTGGCAGAGCGCCTGGCTGATCTGTTCGACCAATACCAGGTCTACCGCGCGGATTGGCTGGAGGACTGGGCTGCAGGTCGCCATCAACTGCGTAATGGCCGAGGCGAATCCAAGTCTCTGAGTCCCGCCAACTGCTGGCAAGCAGAACTATGGCGTGCGTTGCTGATGGACGTAGGGGAAGAGGGCATGGCCCAAAGTCGCGCCGGCGTTCATCAACGTTTCATCGAGCGCATTAACAGCCTTGATAAGGCGCCTCCGGGCCTGCCTTCCCGAGTGATTGTTTTCGGTATCTCCTCCCTGCCAGCCCAGGCCTTGGAAGCACTCGCCGGTCTTGCTCGTTTCAGCCAGGTACTGCTTTGCGTCCACAATCCTTGCCGGCATCATTGGTCCGACATCGTTGCGGATAAAGACCTACTGAGAAACGAATACAAACGCCAGGCCCGCAAGTCTGGAATGCCCGTCACCATCGACCCGCAGACTCTGCACCAGCACGCACATCCGTTACTCGCAGCCTGGGGCAAACAGGGTCGTGACTACATCAACTTGCTGGACAGCTACGACGACCCCAACAGCTACCGTTCGGCATTCCGTGATGGGCGGATCGATTTGTTCAGCGAAAGCGAACCTACTACATTGCTGAACCAACTGCAGGACGACATCCTAGAATTACGGCCACTCAATGAAACTCGTAACTTGTGGCCCGCAGTCGACCTGGAGCAAGACACGTCAATCCGCTTCCACATTGCCCACAGCGCCCAGCGAGAAGTGGAAATTCTGCACGACCAATTGCTCCAGCGCTTTAGCGAAAACCCTGAACTGCGCCCAAGGGACATCATCGTCATGGTCCCCGACGTCGACAGTTACGCCCCGCACATCCGCGCCGTGTTCGGCCAGCTGGATCGACAAGACCCACGCTTCATCCCTTTCACTCTCACCGACCAGGGCCAACGAGGCCGCGACCCGCTACTGATTGCCGTCGAGCACTTGCTCAAGCTTCCCGACAGCCGCTTCCCGGTCAGCGAAATCCTCGACCTGCTGGATGTCCAGGCTCTGCGTGAGCGCTTCGCCATCAAGGAGCGCGACCTACCGACTCTGCACCGCTGGATCGAAGGAGCCGGTATCCGTTGGGGTCTTAACGCCGAGCAGCGCGCGGGCCTCGGCTTGCCGAGTGAACTGGAACAAAACAGCTGGCGTTTTGGCCTGCGTCGTATGCTTCTGGGCTACGCCGTGGGCACAGGCGTAGCGTGTGACGGCATCGAGCCTTACGACGAAATCGGTGGCCTCGACGCTGCGTTGATCGGCCCACTGGTTGCACTGCTTGACGCTTTGCACAACGCCCACCAAACATTGTTAACGCCGGTCGCACCACGAGAATGGGGCCAGCGTTTGCAGCGCCTCATGCAACAGTTTTTCCTGCCGAGCAATGAGCACGACGACTACCTGCTGGGCCAGCTTGAGCAACTGCGAGAAACCTGGCTGGAAACCTGCGAGTCTGTCGGCTTGCAGGACGAGTTACCGCTAACCGTCGTCCGCGAAGCCTGGCTGGCTGGCCTTGACCAAGGCCGCCTGTCTCAACGCTTCCTCGCCGGAGCCGTCAATTTCTGTACGCTGATGCCGATGCGCGCCATCCCGTTCAAGCTGGTCTGCCTGCTGGGTATGAACGACGGTGATTACCCCCGTGCCCAACCTCCGCTGGACTTCGACCTGATGGGCAGCGACTACCGCCCCGGCGACCGTTCACGTCGCGAAGACGACCGCTATCTGTTACTCGAAGCGTTGCTCTCCGCCCGAGACCAGCTCTATATCAGTTGGGTTGGCCGCAGCATTCGTGATAACAGCGATCGTCCAGCCTCGGTGCTGATTGGTCAATTGCGCGACCACCTCGTCAGCGGCTGGCACACCAGCGATGACGAACCCCTGCTGGAGGCCATGACTCAAGAACACCCACTCCAGCCCTTCAGCGCCCGCTACTTTCATGAAGGCGATCCGCTGTTTAGCTACGCCCGCGAATGGCAATTGCTCCATCAAACCCCAAACGACATGAGTGACATCGAAAGCCTGGCTTCCTACGTTCAAGAAGAACCTCTGGGTCTCGGCCAGTTGCAGGATTTCCTGCGTAACCCTGTCCGACATTTTTTCAGCCAGCGCCTCAAGGTCTTCTTCGAAGCCGCCGAAGTGCCCCTGGCGGACGAAGAACCTTTTGTCCTTGATGCCCTGCAACGCTACAGCTTGAGCGACAGTTTGCTCGCTGCCGCGCTGACCCAGCCCGATAACCTTGACGAAGCCCTGAATGCCCAAGCCCTGCGCCTCCAAGGCAGCGGCCTACTACCGATGGTTGGTTTTGGTGAGTGTCTGCGTAACGAGCTAATCGAGCCTTTGCCCGACTTGCTGCAACGCTACCAACAACTGTTGGCCCTCTGGCCTACGCCGCATACCAGTGCCGAGCCTGTCAGCTTTGAGCATCAAGGTATTCAACTTGAAGGTTGGATAAGCGGCCTACACAGGCGCAGCGACGGTGGTTTGCTCAGCGTCACCACCATCCCTAACAGCATCGGTTCGATCAAGACCCGCAAGTGGCATCGCCTGGTTCGCCCGTGGGTCAATCACGTGGTGGCCTGCGCCTGTGGACTGCCATTGAGCACCGGTCTGGTGGCCAGCGATGACACCCTCCTGTTGGCCCCACTGGAACAACACACGGCACAAGAAACGCTCGGCAATTTGCTGCTCGCCTGGCAAGCCGGCATGAGTGAGCCGCTGCCCGTGGCCGTCAAAACCGCCTTCGCCTGGCTTGGCCAATCCGACCCGGTCAAAGCGCAAGTCGCCGCCAGCAAAGCCTACGAGGGCGACGGCCAAACCACTGACGGCGAGCGCCGCGAAAGCCCGGCACTCACCCGGCAATTTCCCGATTTCGCCGCCTTGGTGGCCAGTGAAGATTTCGAAGGCTGGTGCGAAACGCTGTACCGACCATTGATCACTGCGCCATGGCGATCCCTGAGCAGCGAGGAGGCCGGTTGA
- the recB gene encoding exodeoxyribonuclease V subunit beta, whose product MSSIKPLALAFPLHGSQLIEASAGTGKTFTISALYLRLVLGHGGEESGFGRELLPPQILVVTFTDAATKELRERIRTRLAEAARFFREETEAPDALIAELRDQYHVEQWPGCANRLDIAAQWMDEAAVSTIHSWCQRMLREHAFDSGSLFTQTLETDHSDLLGEVLRDYWRLFCYPMHGDPLNWVRNNWGGPAALMPRVRALFGSERPTDEPREPAELISACLQERREALVALKSPWQQWAIELREICLQAVAAKAVDGRKMQARYFEPWFEKISAWAGDESVEQLDIGTGFSRLTPDGMAEAWKGDPPHHPGLDAMAGLKASLDALPTPDAAVLQHAAGWVAKRFEEEKRRRAEMGFDDMLIRLDAALQANGGERLASVIREQFPVALIDEFQDTDPVQYRIFESIYRIEDNNPESGLFLIGDPKQAIYAFRGADIYTYLRARQATSGRLHTLGTNFRSSHAMVEAVNHVFQRAEKGRGAFLFREPDGKNPVPFLPVLSQGRKERLQVNGETLPALNIWHLPTDQPISGVLYRQQLAAACASQIVALLNGGQQGTAGFVKDDTFNGVLPSNIAILVRDGKEAQAVRGELAARGVRSVYLSDKDSVFAAQEAHDLLAWLKACAEPDVERPLRAALACVTLNLSLPELERLNQDELAWEKRVMQFRDYRAIWRTQGVLPMLRRLLHDFKLPQTLMARGDGERVLTNLLHLSELLQQAAAELDGEQALIRHLAEHLALSGQAGEEQILRLESDEQLVKVVTIHKSKGLEYDLVFLPFICSAKPVDGSRLPLHYHDENGKSQVSLRPTVDLIAQADDERLAEDLRLFYVALTRAKHACWLGVADLKRGNNNSSVLHLSALGYLLGGGASLGESAGLARWFLDLQEGSPAIHYAEMPEAEAIVFHPPRNEATLLAPLLPKRKAAENWWIASYSALRIGESMSAASLEAPESPQAQKLFDDERLDPDAPREVAASGGDIHRFPRGPNPGTFLHGLLEWAGGEGFNVTPEALKDAVARRCNRRGWEGWIDTLSGWLGYLLQAPLRLGNGQPPVSLSGLRHYQVEMEFWFASHKVDVLALDKWVCQHTHNGVSRVAAEPVLLNGMFKGFIDLTFEHDGRYYVADYKSNWLGPDDSAYTMQAMELSILDHRYDLQYVLYLLALHRQLKARLADYDYDRHIGGALYLFLRGTHSTSQGAYFTRPPRELIEGLDLLFQGKPLPPKAEPAWEQGVLL is encoded by the coding sequence ATGAGTAGCATAAAACCTCTGGCCCTGGCGTTCCCGCTGCATGGCAGCCAACTGATCGAAGCCAGTGCCGGTACCGGCAAGACCTTCACCATTTCGGCGCTGTATCTGCGCCTGGTGTTGGGTCATGGCGGCGAAGAGTCGGGCTTTGGCCGCGAACTGCTGCCGCCACAAATCCTCGTCGTGACGTTCACCGATGCGGCCACCAAAGAGCTGCGCGAACGCATTCGCACTCGTCTGGCCGAGGCTGCTCGCTTCTTTCGCGAAGAGACCGAAGCCCCTGATGCACTGATTGCTGAACTTCGCGACCAGTACCACGTTGAACAATGGCCCGGCTGCGCCAATCGCTTGGACATCGCCGCTCAATGGATGGACGAAGCCGCGGTCTCGACCATCCACAGTTGGTGCCAGCGCATGTTGCGCGAGCACGCCTTCGACAGTGGCAGCCTGTTCACCCAGACCCTGGAAACTGACCACAGTGACTTGCTGGGCGAAGTGCTGCGCGACTACTGGCGCCTGTTCTGCTACCCGATGCACGGCGACCCGCTGAACTGGGTACGCAATAACTGGGGAGGTCCCGCCGCCCTGATGCCGAGAGTGCGAGCACTGTTCGGTAGCGAGCGGCCCACAGACGAGCCGCGTGAACCCGCCGAACTAATCAGCGCTTGCCTGCAAGAGCGTCGCGAAGCCTTGGTCGCCCTCAAGTCTCCCTGGCAACAATGGGCCATCGAGTTGCGGGAAATCTGCCTGCAAGCCGTCGCCGCCAAAGCCGTCGATGGTCGCAAGATGCAGGCCCGTTACTTCGAACCCTGGTTTGAAAAAATCAGCGCCTGGGCTGGCGACGAGTCCGTGGAACAACTGGACATTGGTACCGGCTTTTCTCGCTTGACGCCCGACGGCATGGCCGAGGCCTGGAAGGGTGACCCGCCGCACCATCCAGGCCTCGACGCCATGGCGGGCCTGAAAGCCAGCCTCGACGCTTTGCCAACCCCCGATGCCGCCGTGTTGCAACACGCGGCGGGTTGGGTCGCAAAACGCTTCGAAGAAGAAAAACGCCGGCGCGCTGAAATGGGCTTCGACGACATGCTCATTCGCCTCGACGCTGCGCTGCAGGCCAACGGTGGCGAGCGCCTGGCCAGTGTGATCCGCGAGCAATTCCCGGTGGCGTTGATCGACGAATTCCAGGACACCGATCCGGTGCAGTACCGCATCTTCGAGAGCATCTACCGCATCGAAGACAACAACCCTGAAAGTGGCCTGTTCCTGATCGGTGACCCGAAACAAGCGATCTACGCCTTTCGCGGCGCCGACATCTATACCTACCTGCGCGCCCGTCAGGCCACCAGTGGTCGACTGCATACGCTGGGCACCAACTTCCGCTCCAGCCATGCAATGGTGGAGGCGGTAAACCATGTGTTCCAGCGCGCTGAAAAAGGCCGCGGTGCGTTCCTGTTCCGTGAGCCCGACGGTAAGAATCCGGTACCGTTTCTGCCAGTGCTTTCCCAAGGCCGCAAGGAAAGGTTGCAGGTCAACGGCGAGACATTGCCGGCCCTGAACATTTGGCACCTGCCCACCGACCAACCCATCTCTGGCGTGCTCTACCGCCAACAACTGGCAGCTGCTTGCGCGAGCCAGATCGTGGCGTTGCTCAATGGCGGTCAGCAGGGCACCGCAGGATTTGTCAAAGACGACACCTTCAACGGCGTACTGCCGTCGAACATCGCTATCCTCGTACGCGACGGTAAGGAAGCCCAGGCTGTGCGCGGTGAGCTGGCCGCCCGTGGTGTGCGTAGCGTTTACCTGTCCGACAAGGATTCGGTGTTCGCCGCGCAGGAAGCCCACGACCTGCTGGCCTGGCTCAAAGCCTGCGCCGAGCCGGACGTCGAGCGCCCCCTGCGTGCCGCCCTGGCCTGCGTCACCCTGAACCTGTCACTGCCTGAGCTGGAGCGTCTGAACCAGGACGAATTGGCGTGGGAAAAGCGCGTGATGCAATTCCGCGATTACCGCGCCATATGGCGTACCCAAGGCGTGCTGCCGATGTTGCGGCGCCTGCTCCATGACTTCAAATTGCCGCAAACCCTGATGGCTCGGGGCGACGGCGAGCGGGTGTTGACCAACCTGTTGCACCTCTCTGAATTGCTGCAGCAAGCGGCGGCGGAACTGGATGGCGAACAAGCACTGATCCGCCACTTGGCCGAACACCTGGCGCTCTCGGGCCAGGCGGGCGAAGAGCAAATCCTGCGTCTGGAAAGCGATGAGCAACTGGTCAAAGTGGTGACCATTCACAAGTCCAAGGGCCTGGAGTACGACCTCGTGTTTCTGCCATTCATCTGTTCGGCGAAACCCGTGGACGGCAGCCGTTTGCCATTGCACTACCACGATGAAAACGGCAAATCCCAAGTCAGCCTCAGGCCAACCGTCGATTTGATAGCCCAAGCCGACGATGAACGTCTGGCCGAAGATCTGCGTTTGTTCTACGTCGCGCTGACCCGGGCAAAACATGCCTGCTGGCTCGGTGTCGCCGACCTCAAACGCGGCAATAACAACAGTTCGGTGTTGCACTTGTCGGCCTTGGGTTATCTGCTCGGTGGCGGCGCTTCCTTAGGCGAGTCTGCCGGCCTCGCCCGCTGGTTTCTCGATTTGCAGGAAGGCAGCCCCGCCATTCACTACGCTGAAATGCCTGAAGCCGAAGCTATCGTGTTCCACCCACCGCGCAACGAAGCCACCTTGCTCGCGCCCTTGTTGCCCAAACGCAAGGCTGCAGAAAACTGGTGGATTGCCTCCTACAGCGCCCTGCGGATCGGTGAAAGCATGAGCGCCGCCAGCCTGGAAGCGCCGGAAAGTCCACAAGCCCAAAAGCTGTTCGACGACGAACGCCTCGATCCGGATGCCCCGCGCGAAGTGGCAGCGTCTGGTGGTGACATTCATCGTTTCCCACGTGGGCCCAACCCCGGGACGTTCCTCCATGGCCTGCTGGAATGGGCCGGCGGCGAAGGCTTCAACGTCACACCCGAGGCCCTCAAAGACGCCGTCGCCCGCCGCTGCAATCGGCGCGGCTGGGAAGGCTGGATCGATACCCTGAGCGGCTGGCTCGGCTACCTGCTGCAAGCGCCGTTACGGTTAGGCAATGGCCAGCCGCCGGTGAGTCTGAGCGGCTTGCGGCACTACCAGGTCGAGATGGAGTTCTGGTTCGCCAGCCACAAAGTCGATGTCCTCGCGCTTGATAAGTGGGTGTGCCAACACACCCACAATGGTGTTTCCCGAGTGGCCGCCGAACCGGTATTGCTCAATGGCATGTTCAAGGGTTTTATCGACCTGACTTTCGAACATGACGGCCGCTACTACGTGGCCGACTACAAGTCCAACTGGCTCGGCCCCGACGATTCGGCCTACACCATGCAGGCCATGGAACTGTCGATCCTCGATCATCGTTACGACCTGCAATACGTCCTTTACCTGCTGGCCCTGCATCGTCAGCTCAAGGCGCGGCTGGCCGACTACGATTACGACCGTCACATCGGCGGCGCGCTTTATCTGTTCCTGCGCGGCACCCATTCAACGAGCCAGGGCGCTTATTTCACTCGACCACCCCGAGAGCTGATTGAAGGTCTGGATCTATTGTTCCAAGGTAAACCGCTACCGCCCAAAGCCGAGCCAGCCTGGGAACAAGGAGTCCTGCTATGA
- the recD gene encoding exodeoxyribonuclease V subunit alpha: protein MSLSMLPLEELTPLSRAADLLQLLERWVERGWLRALDKAFVGFLHELDPQADPLVLLAAALTSHQLGHGHVCLDLFETLKAPDFALSLPPEGDVQTGVMLLPSQLLDGLDGAHWCHALAASHLVALAVDGSESAHSRPLVLSGKRLYLRRYWTYERRIDTALRLRLATSESIATDLPQRLNGLFDQATPGAVVDWQKLACALATRGAFSIVTGGPGTGKTTTVVRLLALLQAPAVENGSALRIRLAAPTGKAAARLTESISQQVLSLKVPDAVREKIPTQVTTVHRLLGSRPGTRHFRHHLGNPLPLDVLVVDEASMIDLEMMANLLDALPPHARLVLLGDKDQLASVEAGAVLGDLCRDAEAGWYSPQTRQWLQAVSGEDLSASGLQEDLDGTHPLAQQVVMLRYSRRFGEGSGIGQLARWVNQQNAEEARKLLAARSHADLFCVSLKGEHDHALERLVLDGQGNGAHGYRYYLNLLRTSRPSPDTPREDPRWTDWARQLLQAFDAFQLLCAVRKGPWGVEGLNQRITAALLKARLIDNDQQWYEGRPVLMTRNDYGLGLMNGDIGIALKLPESDGGPQVLRVAFPRNDGQGGVRFVLPSRLNDVETVYAMTVHKSQGSEFAHTALILPDALNPVLTKELIYTGITRAKDWFSLIEPRGGVFEEAVRRKVKRLSGLMLELGT, encoded by the coding sequence ATGAGCCTGTCGATGCTACCGCTGGAGGAACTGACGCCCCTTAGTCGCGCTGCCGATCTGCTGCAACTGCTCGAGCGTTGGGTCGAGCGTGGCTGGCTGCGTGCGCTGGATAAAGCCTTTGTCGGCTTCCTCCATGAACTCGATCCACAGGCTGATCCGCTGGTGTTGCTGGCGGCGGCGCTGACCAGTCACCAACTGGGTCACGGCCATGTTTGCCTGGACCTGTTCGAAACCCTCAAGGCACCGGACTTTGCTCTGTCTCTGCCGCCAGAAGGCGACGTGCAAACCGGCGTCATGCTACTGCCGTCGCAATTGCTCGACGGTCTGGACGGCGCCCATTGGTGCCATGCCTTGGCTGCCAGCCACTTGGTGGCGCTGGCGGTTGATGGCAGTGAGTCGGCACACAGCCGGCCTTTGGTGCTATCGGGAAAACGCCTGTATTTGCGTCGCTATTGGACCTACGAGCGGCGTATCGATACGGCGTTGCGCCTGCGTCTTGCCACTTCGGAAAGCATCGCCACCGACTTGCCCCAACGCTTGAACGGCTTGTTTGACCAGGCCACGCCAGGTGCGGTCGTCGACTGGCAAAAGCTCGCCTGCGCCCTGGCCACCCGGGGTGCATTCAGTATCGTCACCGGCGGCCCAGGTACCGGCAAGACCACCACTGTGGTGCGGCTGCTCGCACTGTTGCAAGCGCCGGCGGTGGAGAATGGCAGCGCGTTGCGCATTCGTCTGGCGGCACCCACCGGCAAGGCGGCTGCTCGCTTGACCGAGTCCATCAGCCAGCAGGTACTGTCGTTGAAGGTGCCTGACGCGGTGCGGGAAAAAATCCCTACTCAGGTCACCACTGTTCACCGTTTGCTGGGCAGTCGGCCCGGCACCCGTCACTTTCGCCATCACCTGGGCAATCCATTGCCCCTGGATGTATTGGTGGTCGACGAAGCCTCGATGATCGACCTGGAAATGATGGCCAATCTGCTGGACGCCTTGCCGCCCCATGCCCGTCTGGTGCTGCTCGGTGACAAAGACCAACTTGCCTCCGTTGAGGCAGGCGCCGTCCTCGGTGATTTATGCCGCGACGCCGAAGCCGGCTGGTACAGCCCGCAAACCCGCCAATGGCTGCAAGCGGTCAGTGGTGAAGACCTCAGTGCCAGTGGTCTGCAGGAAGACCTCGACGGTACGCATCCATTAGCCCAACAAGTGGTGATGCTGCGCTACTCCAGGCGATTCGGCGAAGGCAGCGGCATCGGCCAACTGGCGCGCTGGGTCAACCAGCAGAACGCCGAAGAGGCCCGCAAACTGCTGGCCGCTCGCAGCCACGCGGACTTGTTTTGCGTCAGCCTCAAGGGCGAACACGACCATGCTCTGGAACGCCTGGTACTGGACGGGCAGGGTAACGGTGCTCACGGTTATCGCTATTACTTGAACCTGCTGCGCACTTCACGCCCGAGCCCGGATACGCCGCGAGAAGATCCACGCTGGACCGACTGGGCTCGCCAACTGTTGCAAGCCTTCGATGCTTTCCAGTTGCTGTGTGCGGTGCGCAAGGGTCCTTGGGGTGTCGAAGGCCTGAACCAGCGCATCACCGCCGCCTTACTCAAAGCCCGGCTGATCGACAATGATCAGCAATGGTACGAAGGGCGTCCGGTGTTGATGACCCGCAACGACTACGGCCTGGGCTTGATGAACGGCGATATTGGCATCGCCTTGAAACTGCCTGAAAGCGACGGCGGGCCGCAAGTCTTGCGCGTGGCTTTTCCACGCAACGATGGCCAGGGCGGCGTGCGCTTTGTGTTGCCCAGCCGGCTCAATGATGTGGAAACCGTCTACGCCATGACCGTGCATAAATCCCAGGGTTCCGAGTTCGCCCACACCGCGTTGATCCTGCCGGATGCGTTGAATCCGGTACTGACCAAGGAGCTGATTTATACCGGCATAACTCGCGCCAAAGATTGGTTCAGCCTGATCGAACCCCGTGGTGGAGTCTTCGAAGAAGCGGTGCGACGCAAGGTGAAACGGTTGAGCGGGCTGATGTTGGAGCTGGGCACTTGA
- a CDS encoding YfiR family protein codes for MNVAVSPTERRLSWRRMLLLAVLWVFTPVTLAQTPAPASMADQRAQAVTQVVLGILSYARWPVEPAQLRLCIVGPTQYTDDLIKGATQATGRPVLVQRLLAGHPDIANACDAVYIGQLTSDERSRLFTSLTGRPVLSISEGGGQCTVGSLFCLRVGDEQVSFEVNLDSVARSGVRIHPSVLQLSRRRAPES; via the coding sequence ATGAACGTGGCTGTTTCGCCCACAGAGCGTCGTTTGAGCTGGAGACGAATGCTGCTGTTGGCGGTTCTGTGGGTATTTACGCCGGTCACGTTGGCGCAAACGCCTGCCCCCGCCAGCATGGCCGACCAAAGGGCCCAAGCGGTGACGCAAGTGGTGCTCGGGATTCTCAGTTATGCCCGCTGGCCGGTGGAGCCTGCGCAGTTACGGCTGTGCATTGTCGGACCGACTCAATACACCGATGACCTGATCAAAGGCGCGACCCAGGCCACCGGTCGTCCGGTGTTAGTCCAGCGCCTGCTGGCCGGCCATCCCGACATCGCCAACGCCTGCGACGCGGTGTACATCGGTCAGTTGACCAGCGATGAACGCAGCCGTCTGTTCACCTCGTTGACCGGTCGTCCGGTGCTGAGCATCAGCGAAGGCGGAGGCCAATGCACGGTGGGCAGCCTGTTTTGCCTGCGCGTCGGTGATGAGCAAGTGTCGTTCGAGGTCAATCTCGACTCCGTCGCCCGCAGCGGCGTGCGTATTCATCCCAGCGTGTTGCAACTGTCCCGCCGTCGAGCACCGGAATCATGA
- a CDS encoding diguanylate cyclase codes for MSPAKAPVRPTLRSVLRRGHLSVALMAVSMASVSLTLLGVLALRVYADHNLHLIARSINYTVEAAVVFSDSAAATEALALIASTEEVAQAEVFDANGKLLAHWQRPETGMWSKVELGLAHTLLEQPISQTIMHQGKAIGSIHLSGHGGSLLRFLLSGLAGILVCTALSAWVALYLARRMLRGITAPLHSLAKVAHAARSERAFDRRVPPAQIAELDSLGNDFNALLDELESWQTHLQSENETLAHQATHDSLTGLPNRAFFESRLIRALRSATKLNEKVAVLFLDSDRFKDINDNFGHAAGDAVLVAVAQRVRAQLREEDLVARLGGDEFAILLTPLHKIEDAQRIADKILASMDAPIPLPGNTEVLTSLSIGIAVYPDHGATPGTLLNAADAAMYQAKRLSQGGQQTAEPEHPTVPIQHRS; via the coding sequence ATGAGTCCCGCCAAGGCACCTGTGCGACCGACTCTGCGCTCCGTGCTGAGGCGCGGGCACCTGAGTGTGGCGTTGATGGCCGTGAGCATGGCGAGTGTTTCCTTGACCTTGCTCGGTGTGCTGGCCTTGCGGGTCTATGCGGATCACAACCTGCACCTGATCGCTCGCTCCATCAACTACACGGTGGAAGCTGCCGTAGTGTTTAGCGACAGTGCTGCAGCCACTGAAGCCTTGGCCCTGATCGCCTCGACCGAAGAGGTGGCCCAGGCCGAAGTCTTTGATGCCAACGGCAAACTCCTGGCTCATTGGCAACGACCGGAAACCGGAATGTGGTCCAAGGTCGAATTGGGGCTGGCGCATACCCTGCTGGAGCAGCCCATCAGCCAGACGATCATGCACCAGGGCAAAGCCATCGGCAGCATTCACCTGAGTGGTCATGGCGGTAGCTTGTTGCGCTTCTTGCTCAGCGGCCTGGCGGGGATTCTGGTATGCACGGCCCTCAGCGCCTGGGTCGCCCTGTACCTGGCGCGGCGCATGTTGCGGGGCATTACGGCGCCACTGCACAGCCTTGCCAAAGTGGCTCACGCCGCTCGCAGTGAGCGGGCCTTTGACCGTCGCGTACCCCCAGCGCAAATTGCCGAGCTCGATAGCCTGGGCAACGACTTCAATGCCTTGCTCGACGAGCTGGAAAGCTGGCAGACCCACCTGCAAAGCGAAAACGAAACCCTTGCCCACCAGGCGACCCACGACAGCCTGACCGGGCTGCCCAACCGGGCGTTTTTCGAAAGCCGCTTGATTCGTGCCCTGCGCAGTGCAACTAAACTCAATGAGAAAGTGGCCGTACTGTTTCTCGACAGCGACCGCTTCAAGGACATCAACGACAACTTCGGCCACGCTGCAGGCGACGCAGTATTGGTGGCAGTGGCCCAACGCGTTCGCGCGCAGCTACGTGAAGAGGACCTGGTCGCGCGCCTGGGCGGCGACGAGTTCGCGATCCTGCTGACCCCGCTGCACAAGATCGAAGATGCCCAGCGCATCGCCGACAAGATCCTCGCCAGCATGGACGCGCCGATCCCGTTGCCGGGCAATACCGAGGTGTTGACCTCTCTCAGTATCGGCATCGCCGTCTACCCTGATCATGGTGCCACTCCCGGCACCTTGCTCAACGCTGCCGATGCGGCGATGTACCAGGCCAAACGCCTTTCCCAGGGCGGTCAGCAAACGGCAGAGCCGGAGCACCCCACCGTCCCTATTCAGCACAGGAGTTGA